A region from the Paenibacillus humicola genome encodes:
- a CDS encoding amidohydrolase family protein, whose product MTVKEAKVKQGIIDCDVHVYPKSRDELNLYLPQPWRDWYRPLSRAYGNIQGNRKDATPPGGGGAGTDPDFLREQLIDEYGVDFAILLPRAMLNNLPDPDMASAVAAAYNDWLADTWLGKYNHDGRFKGSIYVATQDPEGAAREIERWAGHPHFIQVMTDSGARAPFGQRPYYPIYEACQKYGLPFAIHPGTDGMGINHQPTPGHPTRYIEFHTCLSLAFQAHLVSFLTEGVFVKFPGFRVVLVEGGVSWLPPLMWRLDAEYRGLRYEVPWLEKRPSEFLRDHVRITSQPIERPDDDKYLLAMLEAMDAENILMFASDYPHWDFDSPRRAFPKLPEALQRRIFFENAKSFYKL is encoded by the coding sequence GTGACAGTAAAGGAAGCCAAAGTGAAGCAAGGGATTATCGATTGCGACGTGCATGTTTACCCCAAATCAAGGGACGAGCTGAATCTCTATCTGCCGCAGCCCTGGCGCGACTGGTACCGGCCGCTGAGCCGCGCTTACGGCAACATTCAAGGCAACCGCAAGGATGCGACGCCGCCGGGCGGCGGGGGAGCCGGAACCGATCCCGATTTTTTAAGGGAGCAGCTGATCGACGAATACGGCGTCGACTTTGCCATTCTGCTTCCCCGCGCGATGCTGAACAATTTGCCGGACCCGGACATGGCCTCGGCGGTGGCCGCCGCCTACAACGACTGGCTGGCCGATACGTGGCTCGGCAAATACAACCATGACGGCCGGTTCAAAGGATCGATCTACGTGGCGACGCAGGATCCCGAAGGGGCCGCGAGGGAAATCGAGCGGTGGGCGGGCCATCCGCATTTCATCCAGGTGATGACCGATTCCGGCGCCCGCGCTCCGTTCGGCCAGCGGCCGTATTATCCGATTTACGAAGCGTGCCAGAAATACGGGCTGCCGTTCGCCATTCATCCCGGCACGGACGGCATGGGCATCAACCATCAGCCGACGCCGGGCCATCCGACGCGCTACATCGAATTTCATACCTGCCTGTCGCTCGCGTTTCAGGCGCATCTGGTCAGCTTTCTGACCGAAGGGGTGTTCGTCAAGTTTCCCGGCTTCCGGGTCGTGCTGGTGGAGGGCGGCGTGTCCTGGCTGCCGCCGCTCATGTGGCGGCTGGATGCGGAATACCGGGGACTGCGCTACGAGGTGCCGTGGCTGGAGAAACGGCCGAGCGAATTTCTGCGGGACCATGTCCGGATCACCAGCCAGCCGATCGAGCGGCCGGACGACGACAAATATTTGCTTGCGATGCTGGAGGCGATGGACGCCGAAAACATTCTGATGTTCGCCAGCGACTATCCGCACTGGGATTTCGATTCGCCGAGACGCGCGTTCCCGAAGCTGCCGGAGGCGCTTCAGCGGCGCATTTTCTTCGAGAACGCCAAGTCGTTCTACAAGCTGTAA
- a CDS encoding Rieske (2Fe-2S) protein has protein sequence MERYVVCKTTEMEPGQRKIVQAGGRSIGVFNAGGVYYALRNSCPHQGAPLCLGRVTGTTLPAPPGTYRYGKIGEVLACPWHGWEFDVTTGKSLFNPNKCLVKTYDVAVEAAADANAQGAAENPEGEERLETYPVAVEAGVVVLYV, from the coding sequence ATGGAACGATACGTGGTCTGCAAAACGACCGAGATGGAGCCGGGCCAGCGGAAAATCGTTCAGGCCGGCGGGAGGTCGATCGGCGTCTTCAACGCGGGCGGCGTCTATTATGCGCTCCGCAACAGCTGCCCGCATCAAGGGGCGCCGCTCTGCCTGGGCCGGGTGACCGGAACGACGCTGCCGGCTCCGCCGGGCACGTACCGGTATGGGAAGATCGGCGAAGTGCTGGCGTGCCCGTGGCATGGCTGGGAGTTCGACGTCACGACCGGAAAATCGCTGTTCAATCCGAACAAGTGCCTGGTGAAAACATACGACGTCGCGGTGGAGGCGGCGGCGGATGCGAATGCGCAGGGAGCCGCCGAAAATCCCGAAGGCGAGGAGCGGCTCGAAACGTACCCGGTGGCCGTGGAGGCGGGGGTTGTCGTTCTGTACGTATAA
- a CDS encoding carbohydrate ABC transporter permease translates to MPALSRKRFTVFDAFNYTGLLLLSVSIIYPIVYLVCLSLSTREGLASGGASAAVLLWPQGFTSEAYAAFFKTTYLYTGYLYTIGRTVVGTVAGVFLMAMTAYALSKKIPLKKTFTFYFIFTMFFTGGLIPTFILIKSLGLLNNPLVYVLAPPFLFNSFYILILRNFFLTIPDSLDESAKIDGASEWKTFFHIIVPLSAPAIATISLWVAVAHWNSWFDSLIYVQSLDKQVIQVLIRKLVIEQSQMLMASTIGFANMDSVPTAESIKAAGILITMIPIVCVYPFIQKYFVQGVVMGAVKG, encoded by the coding sequence ATGCCGGCGCTGAGCAGAAAGCGTTTTACCGTTTTTGACGCATTCAATTATACGGGACTGCTCCTCTTGTCCGTATCGATCATTTACCCGATCGTTTATCTGGTCTGTCTGTCGCTCAGCACCCGCGAAGGGCTCGCTTCAGGAGGCGCGAGCGCCGCCGTTCTTCTGTGGCCGCAGGGCTTCACCTCGGAGGCGTATGCCGCATTTTTCAAAACGACCTATCTTTATACGGGCTATTTGTATACGATCGGCCGTACCGTCGTCGGCACCGTCGCGGGCGTGTTTTTAATGGCGATGACCGCATATGCGCTGTCGAAGAAAATTCCGCTCAAAAAGACGTTTACGTTTTACTTTATTTTCACGATGTTCTTTACCGGCGGGCTCATCCCTACCTTTATTCTGATCAAAAGCTTGGGGCTGCTGAACAATCCGCTCGTGTATGTGCTTGCGCCGCCGTTTCTGTTCAACTCCTTTTATATTCTCATTTTGCGGAATTTCTTCCTGACGATCCCCGACAGCCTGGACGAATCGGCCAAGATCGACGGGGCGAGCGAATGGAAGACGTTCTTCCATATCATTGTCCCGCTGTCGGCTCCGGCGATCGCGACGATCAGCCTGTGGGTGGCCGTGGCGCACTGGAACTCGTGGTTCGACTCCCTCATTTACGTCCAGTCGCTTGATAAGCAGGTCATTCAGGTGCTGATCCGCAAGCTGGTTATCGAGCAGAGCCAGATGCTGATGGCCAGCACGATCGGCTTCGCCAATATGGACAGCGTCCCCACCGCTGAGAGCATCAAGGCCGCAGGAATTCTCATTACGATGATCCCGATCGTGTGCGTCTACCCGTTCATTCAGAAATATTTCGTCCAAGGCGTAGTTATGGGAGCGGTAAAGGGATAA
- a CDS encoding ABC transporter permease, whose product MSRVIATERGGERASPASRSRLATFIRECRRSKMLLLFLLPAFVWYFIFYYIPMYGLTIAFKDFQILDGILGSPWVGFANFERMFQTHEFIRVLRNTLIISGLKLVFVYSSGIVLALLLNELLHDKFKRFVQTVSYLPHFLSWVIIGSIMIELLSPVSGLVNNVIKALGGKPVYFLADPHWFVPVLIASDIWQSVGWGSIIYLAAISGIDPQIYEAATIDGAGRMTKIWRITLPSIANVIVIMMIFNIGSLMNAGFDQIFNLYNPRVYEVGDIIDTYVYRVGLVSMDYSFSTAVGLFKNAIGLALVLLVNRVANRFGQTGLW is encoded by the coding sequence GTGTCCAGAGTGATCGCCACCGAGCGCGGCGGGGAACGGGCTTCGCCCGCTTCCCGGTCCAGGCTCGCAACGTTTATCAGGGAGTGCCGACGATCGAAGATGCTGCTGCTGTTCCTGCTGCCGGCGTTCGTCTGGTATTTCATCTTCTATTACATCCCGATGTACGGGCTGACGATCGCGTTCAAGGATTTTCAAATATTGGACGGGATTCTCGGCAGCCCCTGGGTCGGCTTCGCCAATTTCGAACGCATGTTTCAAACGCATGAATTTATCCGCGTGCTGCGCAATACGCTCATTATCAGCGGGCTGAAGCTCGTCTTCGTCTATTCGTCGGGCATCGTGCTAGCCCTGCTGCTGAACGAGCTGCTTCACGACAAATTCAAGCGGTTCGTCCAGACCGTCAGCTACCTGCCGCACTTCTTGTCCTGGGTCATTATCGGCAGCATCATGATCGAGCTGCTGTCGCCCGTGAGCGGCCTCGTGAACAATGTGATCAAAGCGCTCGGCGGCAAGCCGGTCTATTTTCTGGCCGATCCGCATTGGTTTGTTCCCGTGCTGATCGCGTCGGACATTTGGCAGAGCGTCGGCTGGGGCTCAATCATTTATTTGGCGGCGATCTCCGGCATCGATCCGCAGATCTACGAAGCGGCGACCATCGACGGCGCGGGCAGAATGACGAAAATATGGCGCATCACGCTGCCTTCGATCGCGAACGTCATCGTCATTATGATGATTTTCAACATCGGCAGCCTGATGAACGCGGGCTTCGACCAGATCTTCAACCTGTATAATCCGCGCGTGTACGAGGTGGGCGATATTATCGACACGTACGTGTACCGCGTGGGGCTCGTCTCGATGGACTACAGCTTTTCCACCGCCGTCGGATTGTTCAAAAACGCGATCGGTCTTGCCCTCGTGCTGCTGGTGAACCGGGTCGCGAACCGGTTCGGGCAAACCGGACTTTGGTAG